One Citricoccus sp. K5 DNA window includes the following coding sequences:
- a CDS encoding MerR family transcriptional regulator, protein MSKDNQGVYSISVTARMVGMEQHNLRQYESRGLLEPERTPGGTRLYSDRDVAALRRIGELLADGLNLAGVRLVLQLEARNRQLTHQVRRLQDRA, encoded by the coding sequence TTGAGCAAGGACAACCAGGGTGTGTACAGCATTTCGGTCACCGCCAGGATGGTGGGGATGGAGCAGCACAACCTGCGCCAGTACGAGAGCCGTGGCCTGCTGGAGCCAGAGCGGACCCCCGGAGGCACCCGCCTTTACAGTGACCGGGATGTGGCCGCGCTTCGGCGCATCGGAGAGCTACTGGCCGATGGCCTCAACCTGGCCGGAGTCCGGCTGGTGCTGCAGCTCGAGGCCCGGAACCGGCAGCTGACGCATCAGGTGAGGCGCCTCCAAGACCGGGCCTAG
- a CDS encoding aldo/keto reductase family oxidoreductase, with protein sequence MKTVPLGSTETTVPNIIAGMMRIADKSPEQVRALYSAAREAGVDFFDHADLYGFNHPGGYHHCERVFAEALSLSNAEREQVTLQTKAGIVDRDWHFDSSYEHIMTSAEESLRALRTEYIDVLLLHRPDALVEPEEVARAFDELESAGKVRSFGVSNHTPRQIDLLQRAVRQPLLVNQVQLSLTHSTIVAQGLASNMAGQEDSLTRDGGGILDYCRLHGITVQAWSPFQRGAQGGVFFGSEDHPELNAELDRLATHYGVTPTAIATSWITRHPANMQVVLGTTNPQRIAEAVAGSDLPLTRGEWYGLLQAAGHHVP encoded by the coding sequence ATGAAGACCGTGCCCCTCGGCAGCACCGAGACCACCGTGCCCAACATCATCGCCGGCATGATGCGGATCGCGGACAAGTCGCCCGAGCAGGTCCGGGCGCTCTACAGCGCGGCGCGGGAGGCCGGCGTCGACTTCTTCGACCACGCTGACCTCTACGGCTTCAACCACCCCGGCGGCTACCACCACTGCGAACGCGTCTTCGCCGAGGCACTGAGCCTCAGCAACGCGGAGCGGGAGCAGGTCACGCTGCAGACCAAGGCCGGGATTGTAGACCGGGACTGGCACTTTGACTCCTCCTACGAGCACATCATGACCTCCGCCGAGGAGTCGCTGCGGGCGCTGCGCACCGAGTACATCGACGTGTTGCTCCTGCACCGCCCGGACGCCCTCGTGGAGCCGGAGGAGGTGGCCCGCGCCTTCGACGAGCTCGAGTCCGCCGGGAAGGTGCGGTCCTTCGGGGTCTCCAACCACACGCCCCGCCAGATCGACCTGCTCCAGAGGGCCGTTCGCCAGCCGTTGCTCGTCAACCAGGTCCAGCTCTCCCTCACACACTCGACGATCGTGGCCCAGGGCCTGGCCTCGAACATGGCCGGCCAGGAGGACTCGCTGACCCGTGACGGCGGGGGGATCCTGGACTACTGCCGCCTCCACGGCATCACTGTCCAGGCCTGGTCACCCTTCCAGAGGGGCGCCCAGGGTGGCGTGTTCTTCGGCTCCGAGGACCACCCGGAGCTCAACGCGGAACTGGACCGGCTGGCCACGCACTACGGCGTCACCCCGACGGCGATCGCCACGTCCTGGATCACCCGTCACCCGGCCAACATGCAGGTGGTGCTCGGGACCACCAATCCGCAGCGGATCGCCGAGGCGGTGGCCGGTTCCGACCTCCCGCTCACCCGGGGCGAGTGGTACGGCCTGCTCCAGGCGGCCGGCCACCACGTCCCCTGA
- a CDS encoding helix-turn-helix transcriptional regulator has product MDNRAEVREFLMSRRAKITPERAGLPAGGNRRVPGLRRHEVATLAGVSVEYYTKLERGAIAGASASVLDSLSRALMLNETERAHLFDLARAADGIPTSGRHRRPASAPRQPRESLQWTLESMQGAVAFVRNPVQDLVAVNRLGRAFYSPVIGDGGRTPNLARFQFLDPASRDFYPEWDRFAHMCVGSMRAEAGRDPQNRGIQDLVGELSTQSETFRTLWAAHDVRTHGAGIKRFNHPQVGELVLAYEELAITAEEGLAMVVYTAEPGSASAERLQLLASLAASPEEADVRRR; this is encoded by the coding sequence ATGGACAATCGAGCCGAGGTACGCGAGTTCCTCATGTCCCGCCGCGCCAAGATCACCCCGGAGCGGGCCGGGCTGCCGGCGGGCGGGAACCGCCGGGTGCCGGGGCTGCGGCGCCATGAGGTCGCCACCCTGGCGGGGGTCAGCGTGGAGTACTACACGAAGCTGGAGCGCGGCGCGATCGCCGGGGCGTCGGCGTCGGTCCTGGATTCCCTGAGCCGCGCCCTGATGCTCAACGAGACAGAGCGGGCCCACCTGTTCGACCTGGCCCGGGCCGCCGACGGCATCCCGACGTCCGGGCGTCACCGCCGGCCCGCCTCCGCTCCACGTCAGCCACGGGAGAGCCTGCAATGGACGCTGGAGTCCATGCAGGGCGCGGTGGCCTTCGTGCGGAACCCGGTCCAGGACCTGGTGGCCGTCAACCGCCTCGGGCGCGCGTTCTACTCGCCGGTGATCGGCGACGGCGGCCGCACACCCAACCTGGCCCGGTTCCAGTTCCTGGACCCGGCCTCCCGGGACTTCTACCCGGAGTGGGACCGGTTTGCGCACATGTGCGTGGGCAGCATGCGGGCCGAGGCCGGCCGGGACCCCCAGAACCGGGGCATTCAGGACCTGGTGGGGGAGCTGTCCACGCAGAGCGAGACCTTCCGGACGCTGTGGGCCGCCCACGATGTGCGGACCCACGGCGCCGGTATCAAGCGCTTCAACCACCCGCAGGTCGGCGAGCTGGTGCTGGCCTACGAGGAGTTGGCGATCACCGCCGAGGAAGGGTTGGCCATGGTGGTCTACACCGCCGAGCCGGGCTCGGCGTCCGCAGAGCGGCTGCAACTGTTGGCGTCACTGGCGGCAAGCCCAGAGGAGGCTGACGTCCGCCGGAGATGA
- a CDS encoding LacI family DNA-binding transcriptional regulator, giving the protein MSEPVRVTIYDVARESGVSPATVSRALSQPQKVHPHTLALVLAVVDRLGYRRNAFARSAGSPRTGTIAMVVPDITNPYYSEAIHGAERRAQAADIGLVLANTGEDPARERAVLERLIGRVDGFVLTSSRLSDAEVTALSDRASVVLLNRHVEGISCSLVDQDQGSQRIITHLAALGHTRMAYAGGPSSSWVRHQRWNALSGSAQSHELEIRQLGPFRPSLEDGPAAAEEVLRAGATAVVAHNDLLAIGIIRHVQGNGLAVPADLSVVGYDDMFVSRFCTPPLTTLGGQYESAAHHGVEMLVEGRRNQLVVLPSSLAIRESTGPAPGATPCTSSSLRP; this is encoded by the coding sequence GTGTCTGAGCCGGTCCGGGTGACGATCTACGATGTGGCCCGGGAGAGCGGCGTCTCCCCTGCCACCGTCAGCCGGGCCCTGAGCCAACCGCAGAAGGTCCACCCGCACACCCTCGCCCTCGTGCTGGCCGTCGTGGACCGCCTCGGTTACCGCCGCAACGCGTTCGCCCGATCGGCCGGCTCCCCGCGTACCGGAACCATCGCCATGGTGGTCCCGGACATCACCAACCCCTACTACTCGGAGGCCATCCACGGGGCCGAGCGGAGGGCCCAAGCCGCGGACATCGGGCTGGTGCTCGCCAACACCGGCGAGGACCCTGCCCGGGAACGAGCCGTCCTGGAGCGCCTCATCGGCCGGGTGGACGGATTCGTCCTCACCTCGAGCCGACTGTCCGACGCGGAGGTCACCGCACTGTCTGACCGGGCCAGCGTCGTGCTGCTGAACCGGCATGTGGAAGGCATCTCGTGCTCCCTCGTGGACCAGGACCAGGGATCGCAGCGCATCATCACCCACTTGGCGGCCCTGGGCCACACCCGGATGGCCTATGCCGGCGGACCCTCCAGCAGCTGGGTCCGCCACCAGCGGTGGAACGCCCTGTCCGGCTCCGCTCAGTCGCACGAGCTGGAGATCCGCCAGCTCGGCCCCTTCCGACCCTCACTGGAGGATGGGCCCGCAGCAGCCGAAGAGGTCCTGCGCGCCGGTGCCACCGCCGTCGTCGCCCACAACGACCTCCTCGCGATCGGGATCATCCGGCACGTCCAGGGCAACGGCCTCGCCGTCCCCGCCGACCTCAGCGTGGTGGGGTACGACGACATGTTCGTGTCGCGGTTCTGCACGCCCCCGTTGACCACGCTCGGGGGCCAATACGAGTCCGCCGCCCACCACGGCGTCGAGATGCTGGTCGAGGGCCGGCGCAACCAGCTCGTCGTGCTGCCCTCCAGCCTGGCCATCCGCGAGTCCACCGGCCCCGCCCCCGGTGCCACACCTTGCACCTCCTCGTCCCTTCGTCCATAG
- a CDS encoding NAD(P)-dependent alcohol dehydrogenase has product MTAVPAYIAANATDPMTLGTVERRPVGPHDVRIDIRWSGICHSDIHTVRGDWGPQPYPLTVGHEIAGIVAEVGSEVTTHQVGDRAGVGCLVNSCGDCTNCANGDEQYCLNGSVGTYGATDRDGTITQGGYATEIVVDADFVLRIPESLPFEASAPLLCAGITTYSPLKHWGAGPGKRVGVVGFGGLGHMAVKIAHAMGAEVTVLSQSLRKQEDGERLGADHYYATSDPETFTALSQSLDLIINTVSAPVDVDAFLGLLAVNGALVNVGAPAEPMSLNVGSLLGGRRTYAGSMIGGIAETQEMLDFCAEHGIAAEVEVIGAEQINEAWERVLASDVRYRFVIDASTFTA; this is encoded by the coding sequence ATGACCGCTGTTCCCGCTTACATCGCCGCCAACGCCACCGACCCGATGACCCTCGGGACCGTCGAGCGGCGCCCGGTCGGCCCCCATGACGTGCGGATCGACATCCGCTGGTCCGGCATCTGCCACTCGGACATCCACACCGTCCGAGGTGACTGGGGCCCGCAGCCCTATCCGCTGACCGTCGGCCATGAGATCGCCGGGATCGTGGCGGAGGTCGGCTCTGAGGTGACCACCCATCAGGTGGGCGACCGAGCCGGCGTCGGCTGTCTGGTGAACTCCTGCGGCGACTGCACCAACTGCGCCAATGGGGATGAGCAGTACTGCCTCAACGGCTCCGTGGGCACCTACGGCGCCACGGACCGGGACGGCACCATCACCCAGGGTGGCTACGCCACGGAAATCGTGGTGGACGCAGACTTCGTGCTGCGCATCCCCGAGTCCCTTCCCTTCGAGGCCTCGGCCCCGCTGCTGTGCGCCGGCATCACCACCTACTCCCCGCTCAAGCATTGGGGTGCCGGGCCGGGCAAGCGCGTGGGGGTGGTCGGCTTCGGCGGGCTCGGGCACATGGCCGTGAAGATCGCCCACGCCATGGGCGCCGAGGTCACCGTGCTCTCCCAGTCCTTGCGCAAGCAGGAGGACGGCGAGCGCCTGGGCGCGGACCACTACTACGCCACGAGTGACCCGGAGACCTTCACTGCGCTGTCCCAGAGCCTGGACCTGATCATCAACACGGTCAGCGCCCCGGTGGACGTGGACGCCTTCCTGGGCCTGCTGGCCGTCAACGGCGCCCTGGTGAACGTGGGCGCCCCGGCCGAGCCGATGAGCTTGAACGTGGGCTCCCTGCTGGGCGGACGCCGCACCTACGCCGGCTCCATGATCGGCGGGATCGCCGAGACCCAGGAGATGCTGGACTTCTGCGCCGAGCACGGCATCGCCGCCGAGGTCGAGGTCATCGGCGCCGAGCAGATCAACGAGGCCTGGGAGCGGGTGCTGGCCTCAGACGTGCGCTACCGCTTCGTGATCGACGCCTCCACGTTCACGGCCTGA
- a CDS encoding Txe/YoeB family addiction module toxin: MLLIWSENAWEDYLWWQAQDRHVLKRINLLIKDIQRNGNEGIGKPEALKHNFAGYWSRRITDEHRLVYKCADDETRIAACRYHYG; encoded by the coding sequence GTGTTGCTGATCTGGAGCGAGAATGCCTGGGAGGACTACCTGTGGTGGCAAGCGCAGGATCGCCACGTCCTGAAGAGGATCAATCTTCTGATCAAAGACATCCAGCGGAACGGCAACGAGGGGATCGGCAAGCCAGAGGCCCTCAAACACAACTTCGCCGGGTATTGGTCACGACGCATCACGGATGAGCACCGGCTCGTCTATAAATGTGCAGACGACGAAACGCGCATCGCGGCCTGCCGATACCACTACGGCTGA
- a CDS encoding sugar nucleotide-binding protein gives MSAPPPSQRIPGRTLLVGCGALGTRLGERLTADGGEVFALRRTTAGLPAAFTALPVDLQAPVRTALPAVDAMVITLPPGGPVSAPMASPAPGSEPAQNPGHDDGYLTSLRNLAAALPRVPPRVVLVSSTRVLGGHTHGRPLAELDAPAPVGQRATTLLEGERLATELFDAVILRPAGIYGPGREMLLRKALEGAPVQYARRTNRIHEDDLVRTLHALLITEDPPRLLHAVDQAPAPLGEVITYIAHRLGVPPPPAIEPAEATGTVLDGARLLDFLGSLEHPTFQSGYGQLIDARNRTGSPEQS, from the coding sequence ATGTCCGCGCCTCCCCCATCCCAGCGCATCCCCGGCCGAACCCTGCTCGTGGGCTGCGGCGCCCTCGGCACCCGGCTCGGGGAGCGGCTGACCGCGGACGGCGGGGAGGTGTTCGCCCTGCGCCGCACTACGGCCGGGCTCCCCGCCGCCTTCACCGCCCTGCCGGTGGACCTGCAGGCACCCGTGCGCACAGCACTGCCGGCCGTGGACGCCATGGTCATCACCCTGCCTCCCGGCGGCCCGGTGTCCGCACCTATGGCCAGCCCGGCGCCCGGCTCGGAGCCCGCCCAGAATCCCGGGCACGACGACGGCTACCTCACCTCGCTGCGGAACCTCGCCGCCGCGCTGCCGCGGGTCCCGCCCCGCGTGGTCCTGGTGTCCTCCACTCGGGTGCTCGGCGGCCACACCCACGGCCGCCCCCTCGCCGAACTGGACGCGCCCGCCCCGGTGGGCCAGCGCGCCACCACCCTGCTCGAGGGTGAGCGGCTGGCCACGGAACTCTTCGACGCCGTCATCCTCCGCCCGGCCGGGATCTACGGGCCGGGACGCGAGATGCTGCTGCGCAAGGCCCTGGAGGGCGCCCCGGTCCAGTACGCCCGCCGCACGAACCGCATCCACGAGGACGACCTGGTCCGCACCCTGCACGCCCTGCTCATCACGGAGGATCCGCCCCGCCTGCTGCACGCGGTGGACCAGGCACCGGCACCGCTCGGCGAGGTCATCACCTACATCGCCCACCGACTCGGGGTCCCGCCACCACCGGCCATCGAGCCAGCAGAGGCGACCGGCACTGTCCTGGACGGCGCGCGGCTCCTGGATTTCCTGGGCAGCCTGGAGCACCCCACGTTCCAGTCCGGCTACGGCCAGCTCATCGACGCCCGAAACAGGACGGGATCCCCGGAGCAGTCTTAG
- a CDS encoding SDR family oxidoreductase, whose amino-acid sequence MTETADSPTRPAETVPENAEHDAGSGRAAGKVALISGAAQGMGASHARALAAAGACVVIGDLQEETGSALAEEINAAAGRRAAAFTPLNVTRLEDWTAAVGHCVREFGKLDVLVNNAGIYTPGTVEDASVEDWSRTIEIDLTGTFLGMKAAVPELRKQRTSSIINVSSIAGLVGFKNRAAYSAAKWGVQGLTKTSALDFGADGIRVNSIHPGSVETPLTAGLQRGYGQVPAGRAAQVEEISALVLYLASDESRFVSGSSIAIDGGETAGNNLRQDS is encoded by the coding sequence ATGACTGAGACCGCCGACTCCCCCACCCGCCCGGCCGAAACCGTCCCGGAGAACGCCGAGCACGACGCCGGCTCCGGCCGCGCCGCCGGCAAGGTCGCCTTGATCTCGGGTGCCGCGCAAGGCATGGGCGCCTCCCATGCCCGCGCACTGGCCGCCGCCGGGGCGTGCGTCGTGATCGGCGACCTGCAGGAGGAGACCGGCTCCGCCCTGGCCGAGGAGATCAACGCGGCCGCCGGCCGGCGGGCCGCCGCCTTCACCCCGCTCAACGTGACGCGACTGGAGGACTGGACGGCCGCCGTCGGGCACTGCGTCCGGGAGTTCGGGAAGCTGGACGTGCTGGTCAATAACGCGGGCATCTACACGCCCGGGACCGTGGAGGACGCCTCCGTGGAGGACTGGTCCAGGACCATCGAGATCGACCTGACCGGGACGTTCCTCGGCATGAAAGCCGCGGTGCCCGAGCTGAGGAAGCAGCGGACCTCCTCGATCATCAATGTCTCCTCGATCGCCGGGCTGGTCGGTTTCAAGAACCGCGCCGCCTACTCCGCCGCGAAATGGGGCGTGCAGGGGCTGACGAAGACCTCCGCCCTTGACTTCGGCGCGGACGGCATCCGGGTGAACTCCATCCACCCCGGCTCCGTGGAGACGCCTCTGACCGCCGGCCTGCAGCGCGGCTACGGCCAGGTCCCCGCCGGCCGCGCCGCCCAGGTCGAGGAGATCAGCGCGCTCGTGCTCTACCTGGCCTCGGACGAGTCCCGGTTCGTCTCCGGCTCCTCCATCGCGATCGACGGCGGTGAGACCGCGGGCAACAACCTGCGGCAGGATTCCTGA
- a CDS encoding MBL fold metallo-hydrolase, which yields MPSTPRTSNVPRRTLLGAGGIAALSAPILGAGSASATTAAKAATSPVLATAANVPDTGMHLVTLGTAAGPAIRGTRHGIASAVVVDGLHYLVDFGLGMPRQAAESGLTGNKLRQAFVTHLHSDHISELSAYMLYNWDTPVQGVTSRVGIIGPGRTRLPRGIRPVVSPPQTGMKDVIQNLMRANAYDINIRTTDEARIPLDELFEGVDIELPRRPRADPDRNPVPDMKPFTIYEDDRVRVKATLVEHLPVFPSFGFRFETEYGVITFSGDTAETPNMVRLSQDADLLVHEVVNMDYYRDQDFAEEFLHHLESSHTTPEGIGRIASEAGAKKVVVSHMAGVFSDADLAGIAEFYDGPYTLAADRQLFSV from the coding sequence ATGCCGTCCACGCCTCGCACCTCGAATGTCCCCCGCCGCACCCTTCTGGGCGCCGGCGGCATCGCCGCCCTGAGCGCCCCGATCCTTGGCGCGGGCTCCGCGAGCGCCACCACTGCCGCCAAGGCCGCGACCAGCCCCGTGCTGGCCACGGCCGCGAACGTGCCGGACACCGGCATGCACCTGGTCACCCTCGGAACCGCTGCCGGACCGGCAATCCGCGGGACCCGGCACGGGATCGCGAGCGCCGTCGTCGTCGATGGGCTGCACTACCTGGTGGACTTCGGACTGGGGATGCCGCGGCAGGCCGCCGAGTCGGGCCTGACCGGCAACAAGCTGCGTCAGGCGTTCGTCACGCACCTGCACTCGGACCACATCTCCGAGCTGAGCGCCTACATGCTCTACAACTGGGACACCCCGGTACAGGGCGTCACCTCCCGGGTGGGGATCATAGGCCCCGGCCGCACCCGCCTGCCCAGGGGCATCCGGCCGGTGGTCTCCCCGCCGCAGACCGGCATGAAGGACGTCATCCAGAACCTGATGCGCGCCAACGCCTATGACATCAACATCCGCACCACGGACGAGGCCCGGATCCCGCTCGATGAGCTCTTCGAGGGCGTGGACATCGAGCTGCCCCGGCGCCCGCGGGCGGATCCGGACCGCAATCCCGTCCCGGACATGAAGCCGTTTACCATCTACGAGGACGACCGCGTGCGGGTGAAGGCCACCCTGGTGGAGCATCTGCCGGTCTTCCCGTCCTTCGGGTTCCGCTTCGAGACCGAGTACGGCGTGATCACCTTCTCCGGGGACACCGCCGAAACCCCCAACATGGTCCGCCTCAGCCAGGACGCCGACCTCCTGGTCCACGAGGTCGTCAACATGGACTACTACCGGGACCAGGACTTCGCCGAGGAGTTCCTGCACCACCTGGAGTCCAGCCACACCACGCCCGAGGGGATCGGACGCATCGCCTCCGAGGCCGGGGCGAAGAAAGTCGTGGTCAGCCACATGGCCGGGGTCTTCTCCGACGCCGACCTGGCCGGCATCGCCGAGTTCTACGACGGGCCCTACACCCTGGCCGCCGACCGGCAGCTCTTCAGCGTCTGA
- a CDS encoding Hsp20/alpha crystallin family protein, giving the protein MLMRTDPFRDLDRLAEQVLGTRSRPAAMPLEAWREGDQFAIAFDLPGVDADSIDLGIEGNALTVRAERAPRAPEGAEMLASEQPRGVFSRQVILGEQLDTGAITAGYEAGVLTVRIPVAEHAKPRRIQVEAAGEPKQLVESGA; this is encoded by the coding sequence ATGCTGATGCGTACCGATCCGTTCCGCGACCTTGACCGTCTCGCCGAGCAGGTGCTGGGCACCCGCTCCAGGCCCGCGGCCATGCCGTTGGAAGCCTGGCGGGAGGGTGACCAGTTCGCCATCGCGTTCGACCTGCCCGGGGTGGACGCGGACTCCATCGATCTCGGGATCGAGGGCAACGCCCTGACTGTCCGGGCCGAGCGAGCCCCACGGGCCCCCGAAGGCGCCGAGATGCTGGCCTCGGAGCAACCACGCGGTGTGTTCAGCCGCCAGGTCATCCTCGGTGAGCAACTCGATACCGGAGCCATCACTGCTGGCTACGAGGCGGGGGTTCTCACCGTTCGCATACCTGTGGCGGAGCATGCGAAGCCGCGGCGGATCCAGGTGGAGGCGGCGGGCGAGCCGAAGCAGCTCGTGGAGTCCGGCGCCTAG
- a CDS encoding type II toxin-antitoxin system Phd/YefM family antitoxin, whose translation MKTISYTESRARYAEVLDGVVNDREEVIVTRSGHESVVIVSLEDYESLRETAYLMRSPSNARRLLDSMEALESGHGTARDLIED comes from the coding sequence ATGAAAACCATCAGCTATACAGAGTCGCGGGCGCGGTACGCAGAAGTCCTTGACGGCGTCGTGAACGACCGCGAAGAAGTGATCGTGACCCGTTCGGGTCATGAGTCCGTGGTGATCGTTTCGCTGGAGGACTACGAGTCCCTGCGGGAAACGGCATACCTCATGCGCTCGCCGTCCAATGCCCGCCGTCTGCTGGATTCTATGGAAGCCCTGGAGTCCGGCCACGGAACGGCACGTGACCTCATCGAGGATTGA
- a CDS encoding cadherin-like beta sandwich domain-containing protein: protein MDQMCSCTQDSARPTVDELTQSRVSRRQFGVLAVAAAATVGITAASAEPAAAHRGSQHLTRGEFISLISNHFDWVHSSMYIDPYKLPQPTFNDVKLGKTEHSYQIETALEEGVVSNAKRTFNPSKPITRQDAADMLAKAFHLPASDQNALSRFSDANAVDPSLRGSVNAMLAAGFLTGESRSRLSPRSPLSPKEARTIFDRLTRELVSPPQVMCKPGTTAPRRYIDITTPTDGATIHYTYTDDGSEPVDPSTDSPTFDLRQNGVLQFVNPLSSTTDSKEYRLKAVAVKDGMNPSAIREFTWNIVRPLQGEFRAQQVKRAGRSQPAIWKINNPSEYYQANVYYIEGSRRGIVFDAGEYSAEKADLKAFIDTIASRPYDLVLGHNHPDHAEQIHNFTSAGVTLYCTDREKAALSAARREDHRLAGQAAVAVEDGFEIDLGNVQVSLFHAPGHTNGLITALINQTGWVYCSDHYGCNRPYTADTTQFNSIRADLFLSLQRQLVADYQKRSRSGRVVEVTNAHQDVAVGMECIDNFIECFQNMIDDADAAIEPSIRGGISGNPTGPVRNSRMSKVGDMWRDPNWIAVGNSIGAGLDQPRDYLSSPTDAYPSGVTVDYNAEGGHLRYSVLSHLEIDGGRLVGTDVHWAPPSNGVENKLTDKFNPWVFDYEIVVPRGTRSVSVLPTAMSSNVRSLTVNGSQVRHSRPVRVPVRHKTRFTVGVVAPDGRTSSEYTFTVRVD from the coding sequence ATGGACCAGATGTGCTCCTGCACACAGGATTCCGCCCGGCCGACGGTGGACGAGCTCACGCAGTCCCGGGTGTCCCGCCGGCAATTCGGCGTCCTCGCCGTGGCCGCGGCGGCTACGGTGGGGATCACCGCGGCGTCGGCCGAACCGGCCGCTGCCCACCGCGGCTCCCAGCACCTCACCCGCGGGGAGTTCATCTCCCTGATCTCCAACCACTTCGACTGGGTGCACTCGTCGATGTACATCGACCCCTACAAGCTGCCCCAGCCGACCTTTAACGATGTGAAGCTGGGCAAGACCGAGCACTCCTATCAGATCGAGACCGCGCTCGAAGAGGGGGTGGTGTCCAACGCCAAGCGGACCTTCAACCCGAGCAAGCCGATCACCCGCCAGGATGCCGCGGACATGCTAGCCAAGGCCTTCCACCTGCCCGCGTCGGACCAGAACGCCCTGAGCCGATTCTCCGACGCCAACGCGGTGGACCCGTCCCTGCGCGGTAGCGTCAACGCGATGCTGGCTGCCGGCTTCCTGACGGGCGAATCCCGCTCGAGGCTCTCCCCGCGGTCCCCGCTCTCGCCGAAGGAGGCCCGGACCATCTTCGATCGGCTGACGCGGGAACTCGTCTCGCCGCCGCAGGTCATGTGCAAGCCGGGGACGACCGCGCCGCGGCGCTACATCGACATCACCACGCCCACCGACGGTGCCACGATCCACTACACCTACACGGATGACGGCAGCGAGCCGGTGGACCCGAGTACCGATTCTCCGACGTTCGATCTGCGCCAGAACGGCGTCCTGCAGTTCGTGAACCCGCTGTCCTCCACCACGGACTCCAAGGAGTACCGCCTCAAGGCCGTGGCCGTGAAGGACGGAATGAACCCCAGTGCCATCCGCGAGTTCACCTGGAACATCGTCCGCCCGCTGCAGGGGGAGTTCCGGGCCCAGCAGGTCAAGCGCGCCGGGCGTTCCCAGCCGGCCATCTGGAAGATCAACAATCCCTCCGAGTACTACCAGGCCAACGTCTACTACATCGAGGGCTCCCGGAGGGGCATCGTCTTCGACGCGGGTGAGTACAGCGCGGAGAAGGCCGACCTCAAGGCCTTCATCGACACCATCGCCTCCCGGCCCTACGACCTGGTCCTCGGCCACAACCATCCGGACCATGCCGAACAGATCCACAACTTCACCTCCGCCGGGGTCACCCTCTACTGCACCGACCGGGAGAAGGCCGCCCTGAGCGCCGCCCGGCGCGAGGATCACCGCCTGGCCGGCCAGGCCGCCGTCGCCGTGGAGGACGGCTTCGAGATCGATCTGGGCAACGTTCAGGTCAGCTTGTTCCATGCCCCCGGCCACACCAACGGGCTGATCACGGCGCTCATCAACCAGACCGGCTGGGTCTATTGCTCCGATCACTACGGCTGCAACCGCCCATACACGGCGGACACCACGCAGTTCAACTCCATCCGCGCGGACCTCTTCCTGTCCCTGCAGCGCCAGCTGGTGGCGGATTACCAGAAACGCAGCCGCAGCGGCCGCGTGGTCGAGGTGACGAACGCCCACCAGGACGTGGCCGTGGGCATGGAGTGCATCGACAACTTCATCGAGTGCTTCCAGAACATGATCGACGACGCCGACGCCGCCATCGAGCCCTCCATCCGGGGCGGCATCAGCGGCAACCCCACCGGGCCGGTGCGCAACTCCCGGATGTCCAAGGTGGGGGACATGTGGCGGGACCCGAACTGGATCGCCGTGGGCAACTCCATCGGCGCCGGCCTGGACCAGCCGCGGGACTACCTGAGCTCGCCGACGGACGCCTACCCCTCCGGGGTGACGGTGGACTACAACGCCGAGGGTGGGCATCTGCGCTATTCGGTCCTGAGTCACCTCGAGATCGACGGCGGCCGGCTGGTGGGCACCGACGTGCACTGGGCGCCGCCCTCGAACGGGGTGGAGAACAAGCTGACGGACAAGTTCAACCCCTGGGTGTTCGACTACGAGATCGTGGTGCCCCGCGGCACCCGCTCGGTGTCCGTGCTGCCGACCGCGATGTCCAGCAACGTCCGCTCCCTGACGGTCAACGGGTCCCAGGTGCGGCACTCCCGGCCGGTCAGGGTGCCAGTCCGGCACAAGACGCGCTTCACCGTGGGAGTGGTGGCACCGGACGGCCGGACGTCGAGTGAGTACACGTTCACGGTGAGGGTGGATTAA